From the Cydia pomonella isolate Wapato2018A chromosome 23, ilCydPomo1, whole genome shotgun sequence genome, one window contains:
- the LOC133530678 gene encoding uncharacterized protein LOC133530678, translating into MDEEVRNLLKAWNLDAYIEVFKDNEITSLSLPLLGEAETKDLIPKVGPRSIFLRNLEIYKKTMHPDCQNSTACEDLDISITDLLHYPLENQAGTSTPTPKSPIQITSSLPNPTLTIAVPADSQIIDVYDLKLLLSSSLEGKGLLNLDNNIPLENASRQRLVRLIGTAILRDTPDKLIRTTVYANWAREIVRVFPCEKPSVYFHSKIVESTRGLITRLAGKLPDQIHNLKRKYRESGVIEKRRRISRSSDTSNPSSPLLRLPEEYILEQEEDIPDAILWLKNSSEPWSTVLQKWTETTRTRLNLSKELSISQYFKEYPALKKATGYVLLEKDFEELYAGKYTDIVESFAPLKEKIFKLAEKKNNAHSKDTTLNELLSLKDSSEESSNIACMLLIPTLLAVTSIRLKNCQKKVWRPSKAEVREGFITHVKNDCDVRSVINARREKFRQWGLTVQPFIIIVGTSLDTIKSYFLIIDEVWYDLPNILSVVSACFKLIWVVNAQYSAECLSTWMFIQRAYFKLNTKFDTQSTSAHTLLGELGIDI; encoded by the exons ATGGATGAGGAGGTCCGAAATTTATTAAAGGCGTGGAATCTCGATGCTTATATAGAAGTATTCAAAG ATAATGAGATAACATCTTTATCACTGCCCCTATTAGGGGAGGCAGAAACAAAAGATTTGATTCCTAAAGTGGGGCCGAGGtcaatatttttaagaaatttggaaatatataaaaagactATGCACCCGGACTGCCAAAATTCAACT GCATGTGAAGATTTGGATATATCTATAACAGATCTACTGCATTATCCGCTTGAAAATCAAGCGGGAACAAGCACACCTACACCGAAATCTCCTATTCAAATCACTTCGAGTTTACCGAACCCAACTTTGACAATAGCAGTTCCTGCTGACAGCCAAATAATtgatgtatat gatttAAAATTGCTATTAAGTAGCAGTCTAGAAGGAAAAGGCCTTCTTAATTTGGACAATAACATCCCATTAGAAAACGCATCACGACAAAGATTGGTTAGATTAATTGGTACAGCAATATTAAGGGACACTCCAGATAAATTGATTAGAACTACCGTTTATGCCAATTGGGCCAGAGAAATAGTACGAGTATTTCCATGTGAAAAACCATCTGTGTACTTTCACAGTAAAATTGTAGAGTCTACACGTGGCCTTATCACCAGATTGGCTGGCAAGTTGCCTGATCAAATACATAATTTGAAAAGGAAATATCGGGAATCCGGTGTAATTGAAAAACGCAGACGAATTTCAAGATCCTCTGATACATCAAACCCATCTTCACCATTGCTACGCTTACCTGAAGAATACATTCTAGAACAAGAGGAAGATATCCCTGATGCCATTTTATGGCTGAAAAATTCCAGTGAGCCTTGGTCAACCGTTTTACAAAAGTGGACAGAGACAACCCGAACTCGCTTAAACCTTTCCAAAGAATTATCCATATCTCAATATTTTAAGGAGTACCCGGCTTTGAAGAAAGCAACTGGATATGTATTA CTGGAAAAAGACTTTGAAGAGTTATATGCTGGGAAGTATACAGATATTGTTGAGAGTTTTGCTCctttaaaagaaaaaattttTAAACTGGCCGAGAAGAAAAACAATGCTCACAGCAAGGATACAACTCTAAATGAACTTCTCAGTTTGAAAGATT CATCGGAAGAGAGCTCCAACATTGCTTGCATGTTATTAATCCCTACACTTTTGGCTGTAACAAGTATACGgttaaaaaactgtcaaaaaaaagTCTGGCGGCCATCGAAAGCCGAAGTCAGGGAAGGATTCATCACACACGTGAAAAATGATTGCGATGTGAGGTCAGTTATAAATGCTAGGAGAGAAAAATTTAGGCAATGGGGTCTTACAGTACAACCCTTCATTATAATCGTGGGTACATCTCTTGACACGATTAAATCTTATTTTCTAATTATCGATGAAGTGTGGTACGATCTTCCTAACATTTTGTCTGTTGTTAGTGCATGTTTTAAATTGATCTGGGTAGTCAATGCCCAATATTCAGCAGAGTGTCTTAGTACGTGGATGTTCATTCAGCGCGCGTATTTTAAGCTTAATACTAAATTTGATACTCAATCAACATCAGCTCATACCCTGTTGGGAGAGCTGGGCATTGatatatga